Genomic window (Chryseobacterium bernardetii):
CTAATATAGAGAATAGCGCTGAATTTCTTGAAATGCTTATTAAGCTTCCATCACAAAACATCCATCCTCTAGGGGCAAAGTTTCCTGCAAATAATTTAACGATTCCAATGTATTCGTCCATGGTAAAATTTTTTTAGACTTTAATGTTCTTACTCTGTTGATGGCTTTTCAGATTCCGCCGTTTATTGGTTTTATTTCTAATCCAAAGGAACAACTAATAAGAAGGCTGTACTAGAGTAGAAAATACCAAATTGGGAATTGCGTATTTCTACGTAAAGGGATATTTTTCTATTTCTTGAAATTAGTTGTTTAATAGGAATTTCCAGTTTCCATCTTTCCTCTTCCAGCCTAAAAAATGTCTGCATTAAGTTTCTCTAAAACCGCTGTATTTAGTATTTTTGTAAGAATCCAATAAAAAATAAAATGAACGAATTTGTAGTATCTGAAATTAAAAATAATATTGCCGAAATTACTTTCGGAACCCCAAAAAGCAATTCTCTCCCAGGCGTAATTCTGGAAAAGCTGGCCCAAACTATTTTAGATGAAGGAGCTAAAGATGAGGTAAAAGCTATTTTAGTGAAAAGTGAAGGTGAGAAAGCATTCTGTGCAGGTGCTAGTTTTGATGAACTTCTTGCTATTGAGGAGCTTGAAGCTTCTACGAAATTCTTCGGTGGTTTTGCTAAAGTTCTGAATGCGATGAGAAACTGCGGAAAGATTGTTGTGGTAAGAGTTCAGGGAAAAACAACAGGTGGTGGAGTAGGTATTGCCTGTGGGGCAGATTATTGCTTTGCAACAAAAGATTCGGCATTGGCTCTTACAGAGATTAATTTAG
Coding sequences:
- a CDS encoding enoyl-CoA hydratase/isomerase family protein produces the protein MNEFVVSEIKNNIAEITFGTPKSNSLPGVILEKLAQTILDEGAKDEVKAILVKSEGEKAFCAGASFDELLAIEELEASTKFFGGFAKVLNAMRNCGKIVVVRVQGKTTGGGVGIACGADYCFATKDSALALTEINLGIGPFVIGPYVERKIGKSQFSAMAIDADFRSAEWAEQHNVYHSVSDSIQEMDEKLEKFLQTLASRSSDALALIKKVSWEGTDHFNELMPARIHMSASLILEDSAKKNIEAIKERLRAK